One part of the Nocardioides zeae genome encodes these proteins:
- the glmU gene encoding bifunctional UDP-N-acetylglucosamine diphosphorylase/glucosamine-1-phosphate N-acetyltransferase GlmU yields MSQVTVIVLAAGGGTRMRSKTMKVLHRVGGRTMVGHVLAATRAVAPARVVAVVGHQREAVGAHVRELEPDAVLAVQESQDGTGHAARIAVEALGGSVDGTVVVLTGDTPLLRGESLAAFVADHEAAERAVSILSAEIDDPTGYGRIVRDEEGDVVAIVEQKEADHVQREIREINSGILAFDGAFLGEALAAIRNDNAKGEYYLTDAVGIARDTGLTVGAYCIDDETQTRGANDRAQLAELGRLLNRRILDHWMTEVGVTIMDPDTTWIDSDVVLAPDVTILPGTQLLGATVVAEDAVIGPDTTLEDCEVGAGARVVRTHGQLAVVGDGATVGPYSYLRPGTRLGAAGKIGAFVETKNAVIGDGAKVPHLSYVGDAEIGDGTNIGAGTIVANYDGVAKHRTVVGKHARTGSNNTFVAPVTIGDGASTGAGTVVRSDVPAGALAVSAGPQRDIEGWVARRRPGTAQAEAAAAARGASDEAAYPGAADTGHDVGNEPADGQPPLS; encoded by the coding sequence ATGAGCCAGGTGACCGTCATCGTCCTCGCCGCCGGTGGCGGTACCCGCATGCGGTCCAAGACGATGAAGGTGCTCCACCGGGTCGGGGGGCGCACGATGGTGGGCCACGTGCTGGCCGCCACGCGGGCCGTCGCGCCCGCCCGGGTGGTCGCCGTGGTCGGCCACCAGCGCGAGGCCGTGGGCGCCCACGTGCGCGAGCTCGAGCCCGACGCGGTGCTGGCCGTCCAGGAGTCGCAGGACGGCACGGGGCACGCGGCGCGGATCGCGGTGGAGGCGCTCGGGGGCAGCGTCGACGGCACGGTCGTCGTGCTCACGGGGGACACCCCGCTGCTGCGCGGCGAGAGCCTGGCGGCGTTCGTCGCGGACCACGAGGCGGCCGAGCGGGCCGTCAGCATCCTGTCGGCCGAGATCGACGACCCGACGGGCTACGGCCGCATCGTGCGCGACGAGGAGGGCGACGTGGTCGCCATCGTCGAGCAGAAGGAGGCCGACCACGTCCAGCGCGAGATCCGGGAGATCAACTCCGGGATCCTGGCCTTCGACGGCGCGTTCCTCGGCGAGGCCCTGGCGGCGATCCGCAACGACAACGCGAAGGGCGAGTACTACCTGACCGACGCCGTCGGGATCGCCCGCGACACCGGCCTCACCGTGGGGGCCTACTGCATCGACGACGAGACGCAGACGCGCGGCGCGAACGACCGGGCCCAGCTGGCGGAGCTCGGCCGGCTCCTCAACCGCCGCATCCTCGACCACTGGATGACCGAGGTCGGCGTCACGATCATGGACCCGGACACCACCTGGATCGACAGCGACGTGGTGCTCGCGCCCGACGTGACGATCCTCCCGGGCACCCAGCTGCTGGGCGCCACCGTCGTCGCGGAGGACGCCGTCATCGGCCCCGACACGACGCTCGAGGACTGCGAGGTCGGCGCCGGCGCCCGCGTCGTGCGCACCCACGGCCAGCTGGCCGTCGTCGGGGACGGCGCGACGGTGGGTCCGTACTCCTACCTGCGGCCCGGCACCCGCCTCGGGGCGGCCGGCAAGATCGGCGCCTTCGTCGAGACCAAGAACGCCGTCATCGGCGACGGTGCCAAGGTGCCCCACCTGTCCTACGTCGGGGACGCCGAGATCGGCGACGGCACCAACATCGGCGCCGGCACGATCGTCGCGAACTACGACGGGGTCGCCAAGCACCGCACCGTCGTCGGCAAGCACGCGCGCACCGGGTCGAACAACACCTTCGTGGCGCCCGTCACGATCGGCGACGGGGCCAGCACCGGCGCGGGCACCGTGGTCCGCTCGGACGTCCCCGCGGGCGCCCTGGCCGTCTCCGCCGGACCCCAGCGCGACATCGAGGGGTGGGTGGCGCGCCGCCGCCCCGGTACGGCGCAGGCCGAGGCGGCGGCCGCAGCCCGGGGCGCGTCGGACGAGGCGGCGTACCCCGGCGCCGCGGACACCGGCCACGACGTCGGGAACGAGCCCGCGGACGGGCAGCCCCCGCTCTCCTGA
- a CDS encoding ATP-dependent DNA ligase, with translation MDLPVMPPVRPMLAKSVAGVPDPARHPGGLSFEPKWDGFRCLVFKDGDEVELTSRNTKPLTRYFPDVVAAARAQLPERCVLDGELYVATPAGAGGTGLPRLEFEVLQERIHPADSRVRMLAETTPAGFVAFDLLALGDESYVERPFAERRAALEEALAHLVGRADVTTDQPGAGLTGCHLVRTTTDPDEARAWFEQFEGAGLDGVIAKPLDAPYTENGRTMFKIKHARTADVVVAGYREHKTSTPEQPLLGSLLLGLYDADGSLQHIGVSASFTAARRAELIEELAPLVCPLGEHPWGGWEEWAVANPDRVPGTQSRWSAGKDLSFVPLRPERVLEVGYDHMEGRRFRHTAQFKRWRPDREPTSCGYEQLDEPVGYDLTTVLTPRTDPRTDPATDAPQETP, from the coding sequence GTGGACCTTCCGGTGATGCCGCCCGTGCGGCCGATGCTGGCCAAGTCGGTCGCCGGCGTCCCCGACCCCGCGCGGCACCCCGGCGGCCTGTCCTTCGAGCCCAAGTGGGACGGCTTCCGCTGCCTCGTCTTCAAGGACGGCGACGAGGTCGAGCTGACGTCGCGGAACACGAAGCCCCTGACGCGCTACTTCCCCGACGTGGTCGCCGCCGCCCGCGCGCAGCTGCCGGAGCGGTGCGTCCTCGACGGGGAGCTGTACGTCGCGACGCCCGCCGGCGCCGGCGGCACCGGTCTCCCCCGGCTCGAGTTCGAGGTGCTCCAGGAGCGCATCCACCCGGCCGACTCGCGCGTGCGGATGCTCGCCGAGACGACGCCCGCCGGCTTCGTCGCGTTCGACCTGCTCGCCCTCGGCGACGAGTCGTACGTCGAGCGGCCGTTCGCGGAGCGCCGCGCCGCGCTCGAGGAGGCCCTGGCGCACCTCGTCGGCCGCGCCGACGTCACCACCGACCAGCCCGGCGCCGGTCTCACCGGCTGCCACCTCGTCCGCACGACCACGGACCCCGACGAGGCCCGCGCCTGGTTCGAGCAGTTCGAGGGAGCCGGGCTGGACGGCGTCATCGCCAAGCCGCTCGACGCGCCGTACACCGAGAACGGCCGCACCATGTTCAAGATCAAGCACGCGCGCACCGCCGACGTCGTCGTCGCGGGGTACCGCGAGCACAAGACCTCGACCCCGGAGCAGCCCCTGCTCGGGTCGCTGCTCCTGGGGCTGTACGACGCGGACGGCTCCCTGCAGCACATCGGCGTCTCCGCCTCGTTCACCGCCGCCCGCCGGGCCGAGCTCATCGAGGAGCTCGCCCCGCTCGTCTGCCCGCTCGGCGAGCACCCCTGGGGTGGCTGGGAGGAGTGGGCGGTGGCCAACCCGGACCGGGTGCCGGGCACCCAGTCGCGCTGGAGCGCCGGCAAGGACCTCTCCTTCGTGCCGCTGCGGCCCGAGCGCGTGCTCGAGGTCGGCTACGACCACATGGAGGGGCGCCGGTTCCGCCACACCGCGCAGTTCAAGCGGTGGCGTCCCGACCGCGAGCCCACGTCGTGCGGCTACGAGCAGCTCGACGAGCCCGTGGGCTACGACCTGACGACCGTGCTGACCCCCCGGACCGACCCCCGGACCGACCCTGCAACCGACGCACCCCAGGAGACGCCATGA
- a CDS encoding DNA polymerase domain-containing protein, with protein sequence MAKTPAAHVVVGDREVRVSSPDRVVFEATERTPEVTKLQVCEYFAAVGDVFMHANGQRPVALERWPDGWREGMTLTVGPGGQQQGDGFYSKRLPKGAPDWIETCRVTTPNGRPIDELCLTEPAAAVWAAHMGTLTFHPWAVRASDVEHPDELRVDLDPQEGATFADARRVAAATRELLEERGLRPFVKTSGNRGVHVYVRIEPRYGFEEVRHAAIGLGRELERRDVGATTSWWKEERPAGSVFLDFNQNLRDRTVAGAWSLRPRPGAPVSTPVTWEQLAELDDSRELHLFSVPERIADGDPWAGIDDEAFPLEPLLELWETLPGGELSFPPDHPKMPGEPPRVQPSKKVAEHWDEAGNRRPG encoded by the coding sequence ATGGCCAAGACGCCCGCCGCGCACGTCGTCGTAGGGGACCGGGAGGTCCGCGTCTCGAGCCCGGACCGGGTGGTCTTCGAGGCCACGGAGCGCACGCCCGAGGTCACGAAGCTGCAGGTGTGCGAGTACTTCGCCGCGGTCGGCGACGTGTTCATGCATGCCAACGGGCAGCGTCCGGTCGCTCTCGAGCGGTGGCCCGACGGGTGGCGGGAGGGGATGACCCTGACGGTCGGGCCCGGGGGCCAGCAGCAGGGCGACGGCTTCTACTCCAAGCGGCTGCCCAAGGGTGCGCCCGACTGGATCGAGACGTGCCGCGTCACGACGCCCAACGGCCGTCCCATCGACGAGCTGTGCCTCACCGAGCCGGCCGCGGCGGTCTGGGCCGCGCACATGGGGACGCTGACGTTCCACCCCTGGGCCGTGCGCGCGTCCGACGTCGAGCACCCGGACGAGCTCCGCGTCGACCTGGACCCCCAGGAGGGCGCGACCTTCGCCGACGCGCGGCGCGTGGCCGCGGCGACGCGGGAGCTGCTCGAGGAGCGGGGCCTGCGGCCCTTCGTCAAGACGAGCGGCAACCGGGGTGTCCACGTGTACGTGCGGATCGAGCCCCGCTACGGGTTCGAGGAGGTCCGGCACGCGGCCATCGGGCTCGGCCGCGAGCTGGAGCGTCGCGACGTCGGGGCCACGACGAGCTGGTGGAAGGAGGAGCGTCCGGCGGGCTCGGTCTTCCTGGACTTCAACCAGAACCTCCGCGACCGGACGGTCGCCGGTGCGTGGTCGTTGCGGCCGCGGCCGGGGGCGCCCGTCAGCACGCCGGTGACGTGGGAGCAGCTGGCCGAGCTCGACGACTCGCGGGAGCTCCACCTCTTCTCCGTGCCCGAGCGGATCGCGGACGGCGACCCCTGGGCGGGGATCGACGACGAGGCGTTCCCGCTCGAGCCGCTGCTCGAGCTGTGGGAGACCCTCCCCGGAGGGGAGCTGAGCTTCCCGCCGGACCACCCGAAGATGCCCGGCGAGCCGCCGCGGGTGCAGCCCAGCAAGAAGGTGGCCGAGCACTGGGACGAGGCGGGCAACCGGCGACCGGGCTGA
- a CDS encoding adenylate/guanylate cyclase domain-containing protein → MPTWSIVLLVVLQVASLAAAVTFGVLLTVSRRRVRRLDAEVAALQDAAALPPTSRLRLPRPREAVRAVWETVELVRDRGVGGALRSSIEELAGWAQVERPDLVRLAAHDGRVSILFSDIEGSTTLNDRLGDRAWVRLLARHDALVRRAVEAHTGQVVKTQGDGFMVAFGPATDAVGAALEVQHALAGWRSEPRVRVRIGIHRGSVLHRDNDLFGRNVAYAARVASLADGGEVLVSDAVAAALDDDERATLLDAEGSREVELRGIAGTQVVHRLVAPSADG, encoded by the coding sequence GTGCCGACCTGGTCCATCGTGCTGCTCGTCGTGCTGCAGGTCGCGTCGCTGGCCGCCGCGGTCACGTTCGGCGTGCTGCTGACCGTCAGCCGCCGCCGGGTGCGCCGCCTCGACGCCGAGGTCGCTGCGCTGCAGGACGCTGCTGCCCTGCCGCCGACGTCGCGCCTGCGGCTGCCCCGCCCCCGCGAGGCCGTGCGTGCGGTCTGGGAGACCGTCGAGCTGGTGCGCGACCGTGGCGTGGGCGGTGCCCTCCGGTCCTCCATCGAGGAGCTCGCGGGCTGGGCGCAGGTCGAGCGGCCCGACCTGGTGCGGCTCGCGGCCCACGACGGTCGGGTCTCGATCCTCTTCTCCGACATCGAGGGGTCGACGACCCTCAACGACCGTCTCGGCGACCGGGCGTGGGTGCGGCTCCTGGCCCGCCACGACGCGCTGGTGCGCCGCGCCGTCGAGGCCCACACGGGCCAGGTCGTGAAGACGCAGGGCGACGGCTTCATGGTCGCCTTCGGTCCGGCCACCGACGCCGTCGGGGCCGCGCTGGAGGTGCAGCACGCGCTGGCCGGCTGGCGATCCGAGCCGCGCGTGCGCGTGCGGATCGGGATCCACCGCGGCTCGGTGCTGCACCGCGACAACGACCTCTTCGGCCGCAACGTCGCGTACGCCGCGCGCGTCGCCTCCCTCGCCGACGGGGGCGAGGTGCTCGTCAGCGACGCCGTCGCCGCCGCTCTCGACGACGACGAGCGCGCCACGCTCCTCGACGCGGAGGGCAGCCGGGAGGTCGAGCTCCGCGGCATCGCCGGCACCCAGGTCGTGCACCGCCTCGTCGCGCCCTCCGCGGACGGGTGA
- the msrB gene encoding peptide-methionine (R)-S-oxide reductase MsrB, giving the protein MGHKVEKSDAEWKAQLSPAEYAVLRQAGTERAFTGEYTDTETVGVYHCKACDATLFESETKFHSGCGWPSFYQPVTDTIEYIEDNSHGMKRVEVRCANCGSHLGHVFPDGYGTPTGDRYCINSIALTLEPRPQG; this is encoded by the coding sequence ATGGGTCACAAGGTCGAGAAGTCCGACGCGGAGTGGAAGGCGCAGCTCTCCCCGGCGGAGTACGCGGTGCTGCGCCAGGCGGGCACGGAGCGTGCCTTCACGGGTGAGTACACGGACACCGAGACGGTCGGCGTCTACCACTGCAAGGCCTGCGACGCGACGCTGTTCGAGTCCGAGACGAAGTTCCACTCGGGCTGCGGGTGGCCGTCGTTCTACCAGCCCGTCACCGACACGATCGAGTACATCGAGGACAACTCGCACGGCATGAAGCGGGTCGAGGTGCGCTGCGCGAACTGCGGCTCCCACCTCGGGCACGTCTTCCCGGACGGGTACGGCACCCCCACCGGCGACCGCTACTGCATCAACTCGATCGCCCTCACGCTCGAGCCGCGCCCCCAGGGCTGA
- a CDS encoding rhodanese-like domain-containing protein, with protein MSAAAIETWHATARPARPLRLVEPVGSRFEEVWFDGVDDMLADARARLQRLSPRAAYQAVLWGRALLVDVRPAAQRREQGDLDPRLGALVLERVDLEWRLDPRSPSRIEAASYELPVVVVDAEGTTSSLAADTLQRLGLTAATDVVGGFAAWRRQGMPVTAPVAAAVSPGGAARA; from the coding sequence GTGAGCGCGGCGGCGATCGAGACCTGGCACGCGACGGCCCGCCCCGCTCGCCCGCTGCGGCTCGTCGAGCCGGTCGGCAGCCGCTTCGAGGAGGTGTGGTTCGACGGGGTCGACGACATGCTCGCGGACGCCCGCGCCCGCCTCCAGCGGCTGAGCCCGCGGGCGGCGTACCAGGCGGTGCTGTGGGGGCGCGCCCTGCTCGTCGACGTGCGGCCCGCCGCCCAGCGGCGGGAGCAGGGCGACCTCGATCCCCGCCTCGGGGCGCTCGTCCTCGAGCGCGTCGACCTGGAGTGGCGCCTCGACCCGCGCAGCCCGAGCCGGATCGAGGCCGCGTCGTACGAGCTCCCCGTCGTCGTCGTCGACGCCGAGGGCACGACGTCGTCGCTGGCGGCGGACACGCTGCAGCGCCTCGGGCTGACCGCCGCCACCGACGTGGTCGGCGGGTTCGCGGCCTGGCGCCGTCAGGGGATGCCGGTGACGGCCCCCGTCGCGGCCGCCGTCAGCCCTGGGGGCGCGGCTCGAGCGTGA
- a CDS encoding cysteine dioxygenase, whose translation MTSYSSAPSTAPSADGVPPGLALLPLLQTLREIAADPELHQLVDLHHPERQSLELRSTPDLQVWLLTWPPGFSTGWHDHGESRGAYATLRGRLTENTWALGDPTAWYVGRGESRAYTTGHVHEVRNETTTTALSVHAYAPRLSTMTRYVAARGRLEVVGVEQAGVQL comes from the coding sequence ATGACCTCGTACAGCTCCGCCCCCTCGACCGCGCCCTCCGCCGACGGCGTCCCGCCCGGCCTCGCGCTCCTGCCCCTGCTGCAGACCCTCCGCGAGATCGCCGCGGACCCCGAGCTCCACCAGCTCGTCGACCTGCACCACCCCGAGCGCCAGTCACTCGAGCTGCGCTCGACGCCCGACCTGCAGGTCTGGCTGCTCACCTGGCCACCGGGCTTCAGCACCGGGTGGCACGACCACGGCGAGTCGCGCGGCGCCTACGCCACGCTGCGCGGACGGCTCACCGAGAACACGTGGGCGCTGGGGGACCCGACGGCCTGGTACGTCGGCCGCGGCGAGTCCCGCGCCTACACGACCGGCCACGTGCACGAGGTGCGCAACGAGACCACGACGACGGCGCTCTCCGTGCACGCCTACGCGCCGCGGCTGAGCACGATGACGCGGTACGTCGCGGCCCGCGGCCGCCTCGAGGTCGTCGGCGTCGAGCAGGCGGGGGTGCAGCTGTGA
- the hemQ gene encoding hydrogen peroxide-dependent heme synthase, whose translation MSTEPTETTTETAAAATSADPQEHVKTNAAKLREINEMSRYTMWSVFRLARVLGPDAKRRREAKEVEKLFASLAGDDVVVRGVYDVSGLRADADLMVWWHAETSEQLQDAYNRFRRTAFGTRLEPVWSQLALHRPAEFNRSHVPAFLADESVKKHVCVYPFVRSYEWYLLPDEERRALLVEHGKMARPYPDVRANTVSSFALGDYEWLLAFEADDLGRIVDLMRDLRASGARRHVREEIPFYTGALTPVRELVERLP comes from the coding sequence ATGAGCACCGAGCCCACGGAGACCACCACGGAGACCGCGGCCGCCGCGACGTCGGCCGACCCGCAGGAGCACGTCAAGACGAACGCGGCCAAGCTGCGCGAGATCAACGAGATGTCGCGCTACACCATGTGGTCGGTGTTCCGCCTCGCGCGCGTGCTCGGCCCCGACGCGAAGCGCCGACGCGAGGCCAAGGAGGTCGAGAAGCTCTTCGCGAGCCTCGCCGGTGACGACGTCGTGGTGCGCGGCGTGTACGACGTCAGCGGCCTGCGGGCCGACGCCGACCTCATGGTGTGGTGGCACGCGGAGACCTCGGAGCAGCTCCAGGACGCCTACAACCGCTTCCGCCGCACGGCCTTCGGCACCCGCCTCGAGCCCGTCTGGTCGCAGCTGGCCCTGCACCGCCCGGCGGAGTTCAACCGCAGCCACGTCCCGGCCTTCCTCGCCGACGAGTCGGTCAAGAAGCACGTGTGCGTGTACCCGTTCGTGCGGTCCTACGAGTGGTACCTGCTGCCCGACGAGGAGCGCCGCGCCCTGCTCGTCGAGCACGGCAAGATGGCGCGTCCCTACCCCGACGTGCGCGCCAACACGGTGAGCTCGTTCGCGCTGGGTGACTACGAGTGGCTGCTCGCCTTCGAGGCCGACGACCTCGGGCGCATCGTCGACCTCATGCGCGACCTGCGGGCCTCCGGCGCGCGCCGTCACGTGCGGGAGGAGATCCCGTTCTACACGGGCGCGCTGACCCCCGTGCGCGAGCTGGTCGAGCGCCTGCCCTGA
- a CDS encoding flavin reductase family protein: protein MSLTPLLAPFATNQDLDPARLRQAFGVFPSGVVAVAAEVDGELVGLAASSFTSVSLDPPLVSFSIANGSKTWPDLRRARHLGVTILAEHHGAVCRQLAGPVASRFDGVDVTVTEAGAVTLADGLASFDCTIYNEVVAGDHTIVLLRLHAVEHVDPTLEPGDAAVPGPLVFHRSGFSALV from the coding sequence GTGAGCCTCACGCCCCTCCTCGCCCCGTTCGCCACCAACCAGGACCTCGACCCCGCACGCCTGCGCCAGGCGTTCGGGGTGTTCCCCAGCGGTGTCGTCGCCGTCGCCGCCGAGGTCGACGGCGAGCTCGTCGGCCTCGCCGCCAGCTCGTTCACCTCGGTGAGCCTCGACCCGCCGCTGGTGTCGTTCTCCATCGCCAACGGCTCCAAGACCTGGCCCGACCTGCGCCGTGCCCGGCACCTCGGCGTCACGATCCTGGCCGAGCACCACGGTGCCGTGTGCCGGCAGCTGGCCGGCCCGGTCGCGTCGCGCTTCGACGGGGTGGACGTCACGGTGACCGAGGCGGGTGCGGTGACGCTGGCCGACGGCCTGGCCAGCTTCGACTGCACGATCTACAACGAGGTCGTCGCCGGCGACCACACGATCGTGCTGCTGCGCCTGCACGCCGTCGAGCACGTCGACCCGACCCTGGAGCCCGGGGACGCCGCCGTGCCGGGTCCGCTCGTGTTCCACCGGAGCGGGTTCAGCGCGCTCGTCTGA
- a CDS encoding LLM class flavin-dependent oxidoreductase: protein MSLKFHWFLPTNGGDGRHVVGGGHGADVVGGGRPASVAYLGQVARSAEQLGFEAALTPTGAWCEDAWITTAMLAPVTERLKFLVAFRPGLTSPTLAAQMAATYQNLTGGRLLLNVVTGGESGEQRAYGDFLDKDGRYARGGEFLEVVRRLWAGETVTYQGKHLRVEGATLASVPEVTPDIYFGGSSPAAGEVAAEHADVYLTWGEPPAAVAEKIRWIRELADRRGREVRFGIRLHVIPRDTAEEAWAEADRLLAGIDEETIARVQAGLRRSESVGQQRMLDLNRGTKDGLEISPNLWAGVGLVRGGAGTALVGSYEEIADRIEEYRSVGIDEFVLSAYPHLEGAYWFGEGVLPVLERRGLWTNPLGARPVLSSVPFGAPSPAPSPAPSPTADRTREVSAQ from the coding sequence ATGTCGTTGAAGTTCCACTGGTTCCTGCCCACCAACGGCGGCGACGGACGTCACGTCGTCGGCGGCGGCCACGGCGCCGACGTGGTCGGCGGGGGCCGGCCTGCCTCGGTGGCCTACCTGGGCCAGGTCGCACGGAGCGCGGAGCAGCTCGGCTTCGAGGCCGCGCTGACGCCGACCGGCGCCTGGTGCGAGGACGCGTGGATCACGACCGCGATGCTCGCGCCCGTGACCGAGCGGCTGAAGTTCCTCGTCGCCTTCCGCCCCGGGCTGACCTCGCCCACGCTGGCGGCGCAGATGGCCGCGACCTACCAGAACCTCACCGGCGGGCGCCTCCTGCTCAACGTCGTGACCGGCGGCGAGAGCGGCGAGCAGCGGGCCTACGGCGACTTCCTCGACAAGGACGGGCGCTACGCCCGGGGCGGGGAGTTCCTCGAGGTCGTGCGTCGCCTCTGGGCGGGGGAGACGGTGACCTACCAGGGCAAGCACCTGCGGGTCGAGGGGGCGACCCTCGCCTCGGTCCCCGAGGTGACCCCGGACATCTACTTCGGCGGGTCCTCGCCCGCCGCGGGCGAGGTCGCGGCGGAGCACGCCGACGTCTACCTCACCTGGGGCGAGCCGCCCGCCGCGGTCGCCGAGAAGATCCGCTGGATCCGCGAGCTCGCCGACCGCCGTGGCCGCGAGGTCCGGTTCGGCATCCGGCTCCACGTGATCCCGCGCGACACCGCCGAGGAGGCCTGGGCCGAGGCCGACCGCCTGCTCGCGGGCATCGACGAGGAGACCATCGCGCGGGTGCAGGCGGGCCTGCGCCGCAGCGAGTCGGTCGGCCAGCAGCGCATGCTCGACCTCAACCGCGGCACGAAGGACGGCCTCGAGATCTCGCCGAACCTCTGGGCGGGCGTGGGCCTCGTGAGGGGCGGCGCCGGCACGGCGCTCGTGGGCTCCTACGAGGAGATCGCGGACCGGATCGAGGAGTACCGCTCGGTGGGCATCGACGAGTTCGTGCTCTCGGCCTACCCCCACCTCGAGGGCGCCTACTGGTTCGGCGAGGGCGTGCTGCCCGTGCTGGAGCGGCGGGGCCTCTGGACCAACCCGCTGGGCGCCCGCCCCGTGCTGTCGTCGGTGCCGTTCGGGGCGCCGTCCCCGGCGCCGTCCCCGGCGCCGTCCCCGACCGCGGACCGGACGCGTGAGGTGTCGGCCCAGTGA
- a CDS encoding SfnB family sulfur acquisition oxidoreductase gives MTAAGTAPVSTLPVGHRPPVLDADQAVEVAAELASYLAAGAAERDAERVLPAEPLDRLAASGLQGITVPTAFGGPGLGAVAAAEVTRLLATGDPNVAQIPHSHFVYVNALRHAATDAQRAFFFDEVLAGRRFGNAQSEVGTRHVREFRTALTAVPDADGGGWRLDGEKGYATGALFADWIPVLAHRGAGEDGEAGPLHVAWVEREAAGVSVVDDWDGLGQRTTASGTVRLEGVRVPDAHVTPWHLTFDGPQVYGAFAQLLHAAIDAGIARAAIADAAAFVTTKSRPYPDAGVERAAEDPLVVHAFGEVELAVRSAEALLREAAAAVEAAEADLTAASAGEASLAVAAARASSTAASLEAGTRLFEVAGTRSALARLNLDRHWRNARTHTLHDPAAWKVQHLGRHAVDGTLPPNHGQI, from the coding sequence GTGACCGCCGCCGGCACCGCACCGGTCTCCACCCTCCCCGTGGGGCACCGACCGCCCGTCCTCGACGCCGACCAGGCGGTCGAGGTGGCGGCCGAGCTCGCGTCGTACCTGGCCGCGGGGGCGGCCGAGCGCGACGCGGAGCGGGTGCTCCCGGCCGAGCCGCTCGACCGCCTCGCGGCGAGCGGGCTGCAGGGGATCACGGTCCCGACCGCCTTCGGCGGTCCGGGGCTCGGTGCGGTGGCGGCGGCGGAGGTCACCCGGTTGCTGGCGACGGGCGACCCCAACGTGGCGCAGATCCCGCACAGCCACTTCGTCTACGTCAACGCGCTGCGGCACGCCGCGACCGACGCGCAGCGCGCGTTCTTCTTCGACGAGGTGCTGGCGGGCCGCCGCTTCGGCAACGCGCAGTCCGAGGTCGGCACCCGCCACGTGCGGGAGTTCCGCACGGCGCTGACCGCGGTCCCCGACGCCGACGGCGGGGGATGGCGCCTCGACGGGGAGAAGGGCTACGCCACCGGCGCCCTCTTCGCCGACTGGATCCCCGTCCTCGCCCACCGGGGGGCGGGCGAGGACGGGGAGGCCGGGCCGCTCCACGTCGCGTGGGTCGAGCGCGAGGCCGCGGGCGTCAGCGTCGTCGACGACTGGGACGGCCTCGGCCAGCGCACGACCGCGTCGGGCACCGTGCGCCTGGAGGGCGTGCGCGTCCCCGACGCCCACGTGACCCCCTGGCACCTCACCTTCGACGGACCCCAGGTGTACGGCGCGTTCGCGCAGCTCCTGCACGCCGCCATCGACGCCGGGATCGCGCGCGCCGCGATCGCGGACGCGGCGGCGTTCGTCACCACCAAGAGCCGGCCCTACCCCGACGCCGGGGTCGAGCGGGCCGCCGAGGACCCGCTCGTCGTCCACGCGTTCGGTGAGGTGGAGCTCGCCGTGCGGTCGGCGGAGGCGCTGCTGCGCGAGGCGGCCGCCGCGGTCGAGGCCGCGGAGGCCGACCTCACCGCGGCCTCGGCGGGCGAGGCGAGCCTCGCGGTGGCGGCCGCCCGGGCGTCGTCGACGGCCGCGTCGCTCGAGGCCGGCACGCGGCTGTTCGAGGTGGCCGGGACCCGGTCGGCGCTGGCGCGGCTCAACCTCGACCGCCACTGGCGCAACGCGCGCACGCACACCCTGCACGACCCGGCCGCGTGGAAGGTCCAGCACCTGGGCCGCCACGCCGTCGACGGAACCCTGCCCCCGAACCACGGCCAGATCTGA